In Thermoanaerobaculia bacterium, the following proteins share a genomic window:
- a CDS encoding dienelactone hydrolase family protein: MSVPGLLRAGMIDMEPNTTVVQQFPAHEAVPDAAAPSPAVILLHDVWGLTPEIRALANRFGREGFFALAPNLYAHPFSVAPGAPPWMSYPMGVAAEEGWGGFPVRSSFRRPEAEEAKALGAGLSRARLSEIIARATGHLALASAADPARIALVGLGMGGRIGFRAACELGDGVRSVVVYSGTGIASRSSLRSDETMPILEYEALRAAALFFYGESDPEGGRQEREAVERVLASAGMPHEIVTFREAGRDFFDESSPDFRIAASREAWEKTLAFLRRTLAAPAGSSPK; the protein is encoded by the coding sequence ATGAGCGTCCCCGGCCTCCTTCGCGCGGGAATGATCGACATGGAGCCGAACACGACGGTCGTGCAGCAGTTCCCGGCTCACGAGGCCGTGCCGGACGCCGCGGCCCCCTCCCCCGCGGTCATCCTTCTCCACGACGTCTGGGGGCTGACGCCGGAGATCCGCGCCCTCGCCAACCGGTTCGGCCGCGAAGGGTTCTTCGCCCTCGCCCCGAACCTGTACGCGCACCCCTTCTCGGTCGCCCCGGGGGCGCCGCCGTGGATGTCCTATCCCATGGGCGTCGCCGCCGAGGAGGGCTGGGGCGGATTCCCGGTCCGATCGTCTTTCCGCCGCCCCGAGGCGGAAGAGGCGAAGGCGCTCGGCGCGGGGCTCTCGCGCGCACGGCTCTCGGAAATCATCGCCCGCGCCACCGGACACCTGGCTCTCGCGTCGGCGGCCGACCCGGCACGCATCGCTCTCGTCGGACTCGGCATGGGGGGAAGGATCGGGTTCCGCGCCGCGTGCGAGCTCGGCGACGGCGTTCGGTCGGTCGTCGTCTATTCGGGGACGGGAATCGCGTCGCGCTCCTCCCTCCGGTCCGATGAAACGATGCCGATCCTCGAGTACGAAGCGCTGCGCGCTGCCGCGCTCTTCTTCTACGGGGAGAGCGATCCGGAGGGCGGGCGGCAAGAGCGCGAGGCCGTCGAGCGCGTCCTCGCTTCGGCGGGAATGCCCCACGAGATCGTGACCTTCCGGGAGGCGGGCCGTGATTTCTTCGACGAATCGAGCCCCGATTTCCGGATCGCGGCGAGCCGGGAGGCCTGGGAGAAGACGCTCGCGTTCCTGCGCCGGACGCTCGCCGCCCCGGCCGGGTCCTCGCCGAAATGA
- a CDS encoding ABC transporter ATP-binding protein yields MPGRTAPPDGRVLEVCDLHVNYGAVKALRGVSLTLDRGEIVTLIGANGAGKSTTLRAIMGLVAPASGTVLYRGKPLPGKPTFKIVRERMTLVPEGRAVFANLTVRENLELGAYSRRDDGVDADLDRVFSIFPRLKERVRQRAGTLSGGEQQMLAIGRALMSRPEVLLLDEPSLGLAPILVHTIFESIENINREGASVLLVEQNANAALKHSHRAYVLETGVVTISGASEEIATDPRVKEAYLGE; encoded by the coding sequence ATGCCCGGTCGGACGGCGCCGCCCGACGGGCGGGTGCTCGAGGTCTGCGACCTCCACGTCAACTACGGGGCGGTGAAGGCCCTGCGCGGCGTTTCGCTGACGCTCGACCGCGGGGAGATCGTCACGCTGATCGGCGCCAACGGCGCGGGGAAGTCGACGACGCTGCGCGCCATCATGGGTCTCGTGGCGCCGGCGTCCGGGACGGTGCTGTACCGGGGAAAGCCGCTTCCCGGAAAGCCGACGTTCAAGATCGTGCGCGAGCGGATGACGCTCGTGCCGGAGGGACGCGCCGTGTTCGCGAATCTCACGGTGCGCGAGAACCTGGAGCTCGGCGCGTATTCCCGCCGCGACGACGGCGTGGACGCCGACCTCGACCGGGTCTTCTCGATCTTTCCCCGCCTGAAGGAGCGGGTCCGTCAGCGCGCCGGGACCCTTTCGGGCGGAGAGCAGCAGATGCTCGCGATCGGCCGCGCGCTGATGTCGCGCCCCGAGGTGCTCCTCCTCGACGAGCCGTCGCTCGGGCTGGCGCCGATCCTCGTCCACACGATCTTCGAATCGATCGAGAACATCAACCGCGAGGGCGCCTCCGTCCTGCTCGTCGAGCAGAACGCGAACGCCGCCCTGAAGCACAGCCACCGCGCCTACGTGCTCGAAACGGGCGTCGTCACGATCTCGGGGGCTTCGGAGGAGATCGCGACGGATCCGCGAGTCAAGGAGGCTTACCTGGGAGAGTAG
- a CDS encoding ABC transporter ATP-binding protein: protein MELLDLRRVTMRFGGLTAVKDLDLTIPPMALYGLIGPNGAGKTTIFNMITGVYRPTSGEIRFDGRPIQGMKPWRITDYGIARTFQNIRLFADLSVLDNVKVAFASRQRATILSAVVRGPVHASEEERIEREAYDLLRIFRLDGFALEQARNLPYGSQRRLEIARAMATRPKLLCLDEPAAGMNPHEAQDLMALIRWIRDEFRMAIFLVEHNMKVVMGVCETVHVVDYGSTICLGTPAEVQKDPRTIEAYLGGA from the coding sequence ATGGAGCTCCTCGATCTTCGCCGCGTCACGATGCGCTTCGGCGGCCTGACCGCGGTCAAGGACCTCGACCTGACGATCCCGCCGATGGCCCTCTACGGGCTGATCGGCCCCAACGGAGCGGGGAAGACGACGATCTTCAACATGATCACGGGCGTCTACCGCCCGACGAGCGGCGAGATCCGGTTCGACGGCCGCCCGATCCAGGGGATGAAGCCGTGGCGCATCACGGACTACGGGATCGCCCGGACGTTCCAGAACATCCGCCTCTTCGCCGATCTCTCCGTGCTCGACAACGTCAAAGTCGCCTTCGCGAGCCGCCAGCGGGCGACGATTCTCTCGGCCGTGGTGCGCGGTCCCGTGCACGCCAGCGAAGAGGAGAGGATCGAGCGGGAGGCGTACGACCTCCTTCGCATCTTCAGGCTCGACGGCTTCGCCCTCGAGCAGGCGCGCAATCTTCCGTACGGCAGCCAGCGCCGTCTCGAGATCGCGCGGGCGATGGCGACTCGGCCGAAGCTCCTCTGCCTCGACGAGCCGGCGGCCGGAATGAACCCGCACGAGGCGCAGGACCTCATGGCGCTCATCCGCTGGATCCGCGACGAGTTCCGGATGGCGATCTTCCTCGTGGAGCACAACATGAAGGTCGTGATGGGGGTCTGCGAGACCGTCCACGTCGTGGATTACGGATCGACGATCTGCCTCGGCACGCCGGCCGAGGTCCAGAAGGATCCCCGCACGATCGAAGCCTATCTGGGGGGCGCCTGA
- a CDS encoding branched-chain amino acid ABC transporter permease, which yields MIRRLAIFAAVVAALWALDALLSGTLVPGMMISPYVLQVITLAGINVILAVSLNLINGFTGQFSIGHAGFMAIGAYTSAFFSVNFGSSLERVFRILPEGPRRGAVLLLVLAAGAVAAAIAGFLVGVPSLRLRGDYLAIVTLGFGEIIRVFILNIDAVGGARGLGGIPKYSNFGWVYFFAIASVVVVSRIVNSSFGRTLLAVREDEIAAEAMGVHTTRAKVISFVISSAMAGIAGGLFAHYLMYIHTNSFTFLKSIEIIIMIVLGGMGSITGSVVGAVLYIVLTEGLRAFEQYRMVTFSFLLILIMIFRPQGLMGHRELFGRRRREARQPSTPSIEA from the coding sequence TTGATCCGGCGGCTGGCGATCTTCGCGGCGGTCGTCGCCGCGCTCTGGGCCCTCGACGCGCTCCTCTCGGGAACCCTCGTTCCCGGAATGATGATCTCGCCGTACGTTCTCCAGGTGATCACGCTCGCCGGCATCAACGTGATCCTGGCGGTGTCGCTCAATCTCATCAACGGGTTCACCGGCCAGTTCTCGATCGGCCATGCCGGATTCATGGCGATCGGGGCGTACACGTCCGCATTCTTCTCGGTCAACTTCGGGAGCTCGCTCGAGCGGGTGTTCCGCATTCTCCCCGAGGGGCCGAGGCGGGGCGCCGTGCTCCTCCTGGTGCTGGCGGCCGGCGCCGTCGCGGCGGCGATCGCGGGCTTCCTCGTCGGCGTCCCCTCGCTCCGGCTGCGCGGCGACTATCTCGCGATCGTGACGCTCGGATTCGGCGAGATCATCCGGGTGTTCATCCTGAACATCGACGCCGTCGGCGGCGCGCGGGGTCTCGGCGGGATTCCCAAGTACTCGAATTTCGGGTGGGTCTACTTCTTCGCGATCGCTTCGGTCGTCGTGGTGTCGCGGATCGTGAATTCCTCCTTCGGCCGCACCCTCCTCGCCGTCCGGGAGGACGAGATCGCGGCGGAGGCGATGGGGGTCCACACGACCCGCGCGAAGGTGATCTCGTTCGTGATCTCCTCCGCGATGGCCGGCATCGCGGGCGGCCTCTTCGCCCACTACCTGATGTACATCCACACGAACTCCTTCACCTTCCTGAAGTCGATCGAGATCATCATCATGATCGTGCTCGGGGGGATGGGGTCGATCACCGGCTCGGTCGTCGGCGCGGTGCTCTACATCGTCCTGACCGAGGGGCTCCGGGCCTTCGAGCAGTACCGGATGGTGACGTTCTCCTTCCTCCTGATCCTGATCATGATCTTCCGGCCGCAGGGACTGATGGGCCACCGCGAGCTCTTCGGCCGCAGGCGTCGGGAGGCGCGCCAGCCTTCCACGCCCTCGATCGAGGCGTGA
- a CDS encoding branched-chain amino acid ABC transporter permease, whose amino-acid sequence MSTFLQQLVNGLSLGSIYALIALGYTMVYGILRLINFAHGDVYMVGAYVGYYASTRFRAQEPSYPRAIAIMVLSMVVCGALGIVIERFAYRPVRRAAKMTSLITAIGVSLLLENGGQLLFGADPKFFPSNAPHREFNVASVRITSEQLTVFVVSLVLTAFLLAFIQKTRTGKAMRAVSFNLDASKLMGISTDRIIAITFALGSAFAAAAGVLVAMAIPKIDPLMGIMSGLKAFVAAVLGGIGNVPGALIGGLIIGIAEVFTVGYLSPTYRDAIAFAILIGILLFRPQGILGRVEKEKV is encoded by the coding sequence GTGAGCACCTTTCTCCAGCAGCTCGTCAACGGGCTGTCCCTCGGCTCGATCTACGCGCTGATCGCGCTGGGGTACACGATGGTGTACGGGATCCTGCGCCTGATCAACTTCGCCCACGGCGACGTGTACATGGTGGGCGCCTACGTCGGCTACTACGCGTCGACGCGCTTTCGCGCCCAGGAGCCGTCGTACCCGCGCGCGATCGCGATCATGGTCCTCTCGATGGTCGTCTGCGGCGCGCTCGGCATCGTCATCGAGCGGTTCGCGTACCGGCCGGTCCGGCGCGCGGCCAAGATGACGTCCCTGATCACCGCGATCGGCGTCTCCCTGCTGCTCGAGAACGGCGGCCAGCTCCTGTTCGGGGCGGACCCCAAGTTCTTCCCGTCCAACGCCCCCCACCGCGAGTTCAACGTGGCGAGCGTCCGGATCACCTCCGAACAGCTCACCGTCTTCGTCGTCTCGCTCGTCCTCACCGCCTTCCTGCTTGCCTTCATCCAGAAGACCCGGACCGGCAAGGCGATGCGCGCCGTCTCTTTCAATCTCGACGCGTCGAAGTTGATGGGGATCTCGACCGATCGGATCATCGCGATCACGTTCGCGCTCGGCTCGGCCTTCGCCGCCGCCGCCGGGGTCCTCGTCGCGATGGCGATCCCGAAGATCGATCCGCTCATGGGGATCATGTCGGGGCTCAAGGCGTTCGTCGCGGCGGTCCTCGGCGGGATCGGGAACGTTCCCGGCGCCCTCATCGGCGGGCTCATCATCGGGATCGCCGAAGTGTTCACGGTCGGATATCTCTCGCCGACCTACCGGGACGCGATCGCCTTCGCGATCCTGATCGGGATTCTCCTCTTTCGGCCGCAGGGGATCCTCGGCCGGGTCGAGAAGGAAAAGGTTTGA
- a CDS encoding ABC transporter substrate-binding protein yields MKMRRTGMLALTLGVAAAFGCAPGRSSKEIVIGEYGSLTGNTATFGQSTKNGSEMAFNEINQAGGLLGKPVKLVVEDDQSKPEEAATAVTKLINQNAVQAVLGEVASSRSLAAAPICQGAKVPMVTPSSTNPKVTQVGDYIFRVCFTDIQQGEADAKFAAKSLKLKKAALLYDVRNDYSVGLRLVFAQKFKEYGGEIVAEQSYSEGDSDFRAQLTQLKSANPEVIYVPGYYTEVGTIARQSRDLGISAPLLGGDGWDSPRLWEIGGKALNGCYFSNHYSVDDPAPAVQKFVADYKGKYGNTPDALAALGYDAARILADAIKRANSTDGAKVRDALAQTKDFAGVTGTITIDKDRNAVKPVVMLKVQDGKFVFQERIEPGA; encoded by the coding sequence ATGAAGATGCGAAGAACGGGCATGCTCGCCCTGACCCTCGGCGTCGCCGCGGCCTTCGGCTGCGCCCCCGGACGCTCGTCGAAGGAGATCGTCATCGGCGAGTACGGGTCCCTCACCGGCAACACCGCGACGTTCGGCCAGTCGACCAAGAACGGCAGCGAGATGGCGTTCAACGAGATCAACCAGGCCGGGGGACTCCTGGGCAAGCCCGTGAAGCTCGTCGTCGAGGACGACCAGTCCAAGCCCGAGGAGGCCGCGACCGCGGTCACGAAGCTCATCAACCAGAACGCCGTCCAGGCCGTGCTCGGCGAGGTCGCCTCGTCGCGCTCGCTGGCCGCCGCCCCGATCTGCCAGGGGGCGAAGGTCCCGATGGTCACCCCTTCCTCGACGAATCCGAAGGTCACGCAGGTCGGCGACTACATCTTCCGCGTCTGCTTCACGGACATCCAGCAGGGGGAGGCCGACGCGAAATTCGCGGCGAAGTCCCTGAAGCTCAAGAAGGCCGCGCTCCTCTACGACGTGAGAAACGACTACTCCGTCGGGCTGCGCCTCGTCTTCGCCCAGAAGTTCAAGGAGTACGGCGGCGAGATCGTCGCCGAGCAGTCCTATTCCGAAGGCGATTCCGACTTCCGCGCGCAGCTCACGCAGTTGAAGTCCGCCAACCCGGAGGTCATCTACGTTCCCGGCTACTACACGGAGGTCGGGACGATCGCGCGCCAGTCGCGCGACCTCGGCATCTCGGCGCCGCTCCTGGGCGGCGACGGGTGGGACTCCCCGCGGCTCTGGGAGATCGGCGGCAAGGCCCTGAACGGCTGCTACTTCTCGAACCATTACTCGGTCGACGACCCGGCGCCCGCCGTGCAGAAGTTCGTCGCCGACTACAAGGGCAAGTACGGCAACACGCCGGACGCGCTCGCCGCGCTCGGCTACGACGCGGCGCGGATCCTCGCCGACGCGATCAAGCGCGCGAACTCGACCGACGGCGCCAAGGTGCGCGACGCGCTCGCGCAGACGAAAGATTTCGCGGGCGTGACCGGCACCATCACCATCGACAAGGACAGAAACGCCGTCAAGCCGGTCGTCATGCTCAAGGTCCAGGACGGGAAGTTCGTCTTTCAGGAACGCATCGAACCCGGCGCGTGA